In the genome of Thermoanaerobaculia bacterium, one region contains:
- a CDS encoding PIG-L family deacetylase, whose translation MKRTFGFLLLFFFFASSARLFAQTPDPPADHGAAALKRSLLEASTTASFLQVTAHPDDEDGGLLTLLARGRGVRVGLVTLTRGEGGQNKIGPELFDALGVTRTEELLASDRYYGVSQFFTRAVDYGFSKTLAEALSKWRFAEADGGPVVADLVRVIRRFRPDVLVARFSGTRRDGHAHHEASSILARRAFEEAGDPSKFPEQIREGLAPWKPKKLYVGIIRANEDWTVTEDVGAYDPLLGASYAQLAWQGLSHQRTQGVGQVHPDPGSRPVYYRRIDGTPAAAVLDTAGRVELPYHDGRAPAEKGFFDGIDTSLTAIADRLGPEEAKAPFLRPGLVSLSRAIGAAAAAFDAARPDRCAEPVGRALSEVEALLAKLDAAAIAPPAGREARFLLEIKRDQLRAALNLSLSLAILARVEPEKEPGSPFPGFRFAVETARVAVPGGTYSISVSLSNRSSEGLKILGAEIASPPGWRVETVAAAPGDAPAGATARALFRVSVAPDASFTAPFWHRDSVEDPVYRVDDPAKIGDPLPAFPLRARVRYSCAGIQNTIETDVETRTIDPLRGEIARRLAVLPALSIRTNPPLAVVPLSRVGKEAVPIEIEVANNAAGARQGAVSLEAPPGWPTPAAQPFSLSPDVRSATVRFSLGVPAGARPGIYRVRAAADGERATLDFIEHPDIGPFYFVKPAETRVEVLDLAVPAGLSIGYVRGAEDSIPEFLQQLGIRVHLLSPEDLEKGNLSAYPTIVTGPRAYDVRDDLRRANGRLLAWVRAGGRLVVQYNSNTRAFNAGDFFPHPAKFPDENQRVTVEDSPVEILSPDDPIWNRPNRITLRDFDGWVQERGLYFLGEWSPEWKPLLSMHDPGDPPLRGGLVTTALGKGTYVFTAESWFRELPEGVPGAIRIFVNLITPATAR comes from the coding sequence GTGAAACGGACGTTCGGGTTTCTCCTCCTCTTCTTCTTCTTCGCCTCCTCCGCGAGGCTCTTCGCGCAGACTCCCGATCCCCCGGCCGACCACGGCGCCGCCGCGCTCAAGCGCTCGCTCCTCGAAGCCTCGACGACGGCGTCGTTCCTCCAGGTGACCGCGCATCCGGACGACGAGGACGGCGGCCTCCTCACGCTCCTGGCCCGCGGGCGCGGAGTTCGCGTCGGCCTGGTGACGCTGACGCGCGGCGAAGGGGGACAGAACAAGATCGGCCCGGAACTGTTCGACGCCCTCGGCGTGACGCGCACGGAAGAGCTCCTCGCTTCGGACCGCTACTACGGCGTTTCGCAGTTCTTCACGCGGGCGGTCGACTACGGGTTCTCGAAGACGCTCGCGGAAGCGCTCTCGAAGTGGCGTTTCGCCGAAGCGGACGGCGGCCCCGTCGTCGCCGACCTGGTCCGCGTGATCCGCCGGTTCCGTCCGGACGTCCTCGTCGCGCGATTCTCCGGGACGCGCCGGGACGGCCACGCCCACCACGAGGCCTCCTCGATCCTCGCGCGACGCGCGTTCGAGGAAGCCGGCGATCCTTCGAAGTTTCCCGAGCAGATCCGCGAAGGGCTCGCGCCCTGGAAGCCGAAAAAACTCTACGTGGGGATCATCCGCGCCAACGAAGACTGGACGGTGACGGAAGACGTCGGCGCCTACGATCCGCTCCTCGGCGCCTCGTACGCGCAGCTCGCGTGGCAGGGGCTCTCCCATCAGCGGACCCAGGGGGTGGGCCAGGTCCATCCGGACCCCGGTTCCCGTCCGGTGTACTACCGCCGGATCGACGGCACTCCGGCGGCCGCCGTCCTGGACACGGCCGGGCGGGTGGAGCTCCCCTACCACGACGGCCGGGCTCCGGCCGAGAAGGGATTCTTCGACGGCATCGACACGAGCCTGACGGCCATCGCCGACCGCCTGGGGCCGGAAGAGGCGAAGGCGCCTTTCCTGCGGCCGGGTCTCGTTTCCCTCTCGCGGGCGATCGGCGCGGCCGCTGCCGCGTTCGACGCGGCGCGGCCCGACCGCTGCGCGGAACCGGTCGGCCGCGCGCTCTCGGAAGTCGAGGCCCTTCTGGCGAAGCTCGACGCGGCGGCGATCGCGCCTCCCGCCGGACGGGAGGCGCGTTTCCTCCTGGAGATCAAGCGCGATCAGCTGCGCGCGGCGCTGAATCTTTCGCTTTCCCTCGCGATCCTCGCGCGCGTCGAGCCGGAGAAGGAGCCCGGATCGCCCTTCCCCGGATTCCGGTTCGCGGTCGAGACCGCGCGCGTCGCGGTTCCCGGCGGCACCTATTCCATCTCCGTGTCGCTCTCCAATCGCTCCTCGGAGGGTCTGAAGATCCTCGGAGCGGAGATCGCCTCGCCGCCGGGCTGGCGGGTCGAAACGGTCGCGGCGGCGCCCGGGGATGCTCCCGCGGGGGCGACGGCAAGGGCGCTCTTCCGCGTCTCGGTGGCTCCCGACGCCTCATTCACCGCGCCGTTCTGGCACCGCGACTCGGTCGAGGACCCCGTGTACCGGGTCGACGACCCGGCGAAGATCGGAGACCCGCTCCCGGCGTTCCCGCTTCGCGCCCGGGTCCGGTACTCCTGCGCCGGGATCCAGAACACGATCGAGACCGACGTCGAGACGCGCACGATCGATCCCCTCCGCGGGGAAATCGCCCGCCGGCTCGCGGTCTTGCCCGCGCTCTCCATCCGCACGAACCCGCCTCTCGCCGTCGTTCCGCTTTCCCGGGTCGGGAAGGAAGCGGTCCCGATCGAGATCGAGGTCGCGAACAACGCCGCGGGAGCGCGGCAAGGCGCGGTCTCGCTCGAGGCGCCTCCGGGCTGGCCGACGCCCGCGGCCCAGCCGTTCTCCCTTTCCCCGGACGTCCGCTCCGCCACGGTCCGCTTCTCCCTCGGCGTTCCCGCCGGAGCGCGGCCGGGGATCTACCGGGTTCGGGCGGCCGCGGACGGGGAGCGCGCGACGCTCGATTTCATCGAGCATCCCGACATCGGCCCCTTCTATTTCGTCAAGCCTGCCGAGACCCGCGTCGAGGTCCTCGATCTCGCGGTGCCGGCCGGGCTCTCGATCGGGTACGTCCGGGGAGCGGAGGACTCGATTCCGGAATTCCTGCAGCAGCTCGGAATCCGCGTCCATCTCCTTTCTCCCGAGGATCTCGAGAAAGGCAATCTTTCCGCATACCCGACGATCGTCACCGGCCCGCGCGCCTACGACGTCCGCGACGACCTGCGCCGCGCCAACGGGCGGCTCCTGGCGTGGGTCCGCGCCGGCGGCCGACTCGTCGTCCAGTACAACAGCAACACCCGCGCGTTCAACGCGGGGGACTTCTTCCCGCACCCGGCGAAGTTCCCCGACGAGAATCAACGCGTGACGGTCGAGGATTCTCCCGTCGAGATCCTCTCGCCGGACGATCCGATCTGGAACCGGCCCAACCGGATCACGCTCCGCGACTTCGACGGGTGGGTCCAGGAGCGCGGCCTCTATTTCCTGGGAGAGTGGTCTCCCGAGTGGAAGCCGCTCCTCTCGATGCACGACCCGGGGGACCCGCCGCTGCGCGGCGGGCTGGTCACGACCGCTCTCGGGAAGGGGACGTACGTCTTCACCGCCGAGTCGTGGTTCCGCGAGCTCCCGGAAGGGGTTCCGGGCGCGATCCGCATCTTCGTGAACCTCATCACGCCGGCGACCGCGCGTTGA
- a CDS encoding APC family permease — protein sequence MTELRREIGLWRGVALNMIDMVGIGPFITIPLILSAMGGGRAMLAWLLGALLAISDGLVTAELAAELPASGGTYVFLREAYGAHRWGRLLSFLFLFQILISAPLSMASGAIGFAKYLVYLFPSISWPTPAIAALACAALTILLLRRIGTLGKLSILLWAGVLATVGVIIAAGLPHLRLSAFAFWRAPRLDGAAGYAGLLTALVFAVYDYLGYYNICYLGDEIHDPTRTIPRVIVISILAIFVLYILMNACLVSVLPMRTAMASEHVFSDYLGVLLGVRAARAVTLLILWTGLASVFSLILGYSRILWAAGRDRNFFALFGRLHPTGAFPWVAVLWLGATGTIFCLLPLPTVIRSIVTIRAIIPFFMQVLAAIILRVREPRRPRPFRMWLYPLPAAVALILWGYIVVSPEKGFKPEGAAVMAAGLGFFLVRAFARKQWPFARRASA from the coding sequence TTGACCGAGCTCCGCCGCGAGATCGGCCTCTGGCGGGGGGTCGCTCTCAACATGATCGACATGGTGGGGATCGGTCCCTTCATCACGATCCCGCTGATCCTTTCCGCGATGGGAGGGGGCCGCGCGATGCTGGCGTGGCTCCTCGGCGCGTTGCTCGCGATCTCCGACGGGCTCGTCACCGCCGAGCTCGCCGCCGAGCTCCCCGCCTCGGGCGGGACGTACGTCTTCCTCCGGGAGGCTTACGGCGCGCACCGGTGGGGACGCCTGCTCTCGTTCCTCTTCCTCTTCCAGATCCTGATCTCCGCGCCGCTCTCGATGGCTTCCGGCGCGATCGGCTTCGCGAAATACCTCGTCTATCTGTTCCCGTCGATCTCCTGGCCGACTCCGGCGATCGCGGCCTTGGCGTGCGCGGCCCTGACGATCCTGCTCCTGCGCCGGATCGGAACGCTCGGCAAGCTCTCGATCCTCCTCTGGGCCGGCGTGCTCGCGACGGTGGGCGTCATCATCGCGGCGGGGCTGCCGCACCTGCGCCTCTCGGCTTTCGCGTTCTGGCGCGCGCCTCGCCTCGACGGCGCCGCCGGGTACGCGGGGCTGCTGACGGCGCTCGTGTTCGCGGTCTACGACTATCTGGGTTACTACAACATCTGCTACCTCGGAGACGAGATCCACGATCCGACGCGCACGATCCCCCGGGTCATCGTGATCTCGATCCTGGCGATCTTCGTCCTCTACATCCTGATGAACGCCTGCCTCGTCTCGGTGCTCCCGATGCGCACGGCCATGGCTTCCGAGCACGTCTTCTCCGACTATCTCGGCGTCCTCCTCGGAGTCCGGGCGGCCCGGGCGGTCACGCTGCTGATCCTCTGGACGGGGCTCGCCTCGGTGTTCTCGCTGATCCTCGGCTACTCCCGCATCCTGTGGGCCGCGGGTCGGGACCGGAACTTCTTCGCGCTGTTCGGCCGCCTCCATCCGACGGGAGCTTTCCCCTGGGTCGCGGTGCTCTGGCTGGGCGCGACCGGGACGATCTTCTGCCTTCTCCCGCTCCCGACGGTCATCCGGTCCATCGTGACGATCCGCGCGATCATTCCGTTCTTCATGCAGGTCCTCGCCGCGATCATTCTCCGGGTCCGCGAGCCACGGCGGCCGCGCCCCTTCCGCATGTGGCTCTATCCCCTTCCCGCGGCCGTGGCGCTGATCCTGTGGGGATACATCGTCGTGTCCCCGGAAAAGGGATTCAAGCCGGAAGGGGCCGCCGTGATGGCGGCCGGGCTGGGATTCTTCCTCGTACGGGCCTTCGCCCGGAAACAATGGCCGTTCGCCCGGCGCGCCTCGGCCTGA